From Candida dubliniensis CD36 chromosome 7, complete sequence, the proteins below share one genomic window:
- a CDS encoding mitochondrial import inner membrane translocase subunit, putative (Similar to S. cerevisiae TIM9;~spliced gene) codes for MDQLNVKEQQEFQQIVEQKQMKDFMNLYSNLVSRCFDDCVNDFTSNSLTSKESSCIAKCSEKFLKHSERVGQRFQEQNALLMQQGPK; via the exons ATGGATCAATTAAACGTTaaagaacaacaagaatttcaacaaatagttgaacaaaaacaaatgaaaGATTTCATGAATTTATATTCCAATTTGGTTTCAAGATGTTTTGATGATTGTGTTAATGATTTCACTTCTAATAGTTTAACTTCAAAAGAATCTTCATGTATTGCTAAATGTTCtgaaaaattcttgaaaCATAGTGAACGTGTTGGTCAAAGATTCCAAGAACAAAA TGCTTTATTGATGCAACAAGGTCCAAAATAG
- a CDS encoding histone acetyltransferase (Product identification made on basis of Pfam hit. CGD identification of this as S. cerevisiae GCN5 orthologue is not supported by Fasta/BlastP alignments), which translates to MSEQVKINPDLSIILVGSVINKCISEYKGDYKDCKASFPVNKFIQDLNNVTQEYTTKFPNIDIHFPQIDIKLLSFIITKTLYHKFVTVTPDHVIIDVLPHVYENFLKNIVATSTLRYAKYLLKSAKDLYELEQKNLNKEKAGVPVEGNAPKETIRASQQQQTLATSNEKGQVQVQVETQPKRISEAKSADDKLDMTKEAQVTSKVPEPTQVQPKAQTNNRKDSTVSEKPNKDASTSQVSTKENGNKEKVVDEDQTMEIAKHQKNEEPEQEESKVQSNADPDTMDIDEPQESVQDKILEKTERETDREEHDQEMSDKNEEENADVEEPSKTVGSKIEQSEASKVEENGNEVEVQSEESKQDETVSEEKQDEKTEKSVENIEENDEKAIATTEDVEEESSITKEPEPEGKDEDKEIEISEQGESDKEVERPEKIEEDNEKEDAQKPPSSPEEESPSIEEIPLKNESEAEVEVVSASNSSKETTPEVKQPSKSNDDENPQESTKKPHHEEASPPPSSSSSRKRARSRSPLPASTQQYKRFQNIAINLLNSIQEHRFSSPFLQPVNVKDAPDYYNVVSEPRDLKNIMKAVKSKNEPPLYQSVKELERDIMLMFANCIMYNQSGDDLVELTKTMKQDISELFKMFEEAEEDIK; encoded by the coding sequence ATGTCGGAACAAGTAAAGATTAATCCGGATTTGCTGATTATATTAGTTGGCTCAGTGATAAACAAATGTATCAGTGAATACAAAGGTGATTATAAGGATTGTAAGGCATCATTCCCAGTGAACAAATTCATTcaagatttaaataatgtCACTCAAGAATATACCACAAAATTTCCTAATATCGATATTCATTTCCCTCAAATCGATATTAAGTTACTTTCATTCATAATCACCAAGACCTTATATCATAAATTCGTCACTGTGACTCCGGATCATGTGATTATTGATGTGCTACCTCATGTTTATgagaattttttgaaaaatattgttgCTACTTCGACATTAAGGTATGccaaatatttattgaaaagtGCTAAAGATTTATATGAATTAGAacaaaagaatttaaataaagaGAAAGCTGGGGTGCCAGTAGAGGGAAATGCACCTAAAGAAACGATTCGAGcatcacaacaacaacagacATTAGCCAcatcaaatgaaaaaggGCAGGTACAAGTACAAGTTGAAACACAACCAAAGAGAATTCTGGAGGCGAAAAGTGCAGATGATAAGCTTGATATGACAAAAGAAGCTCAAGTTACTTCAAAAGTACCTGAACCTACACAAGTCCAACCAAAAGCTCAAACTAATAATCGCAAAGATTCTACCGTATCTGAGAAACCTAACAAAGATGCATCAACTTCTCAAGTATCGACTAAGGAAAATggaaacaaagaaaaagttgttgatgaagatcAAACAATGGAAATTGCTAAACATCAAAAGAATGAGGAAccagaacaagaagaatcTAAAGTGCAGTCTAATGCAGATCCTGACACGATGGACATTGATGAACCTCAGGAATCAGTACAAGACAAAATATTAGAGAAAACTGAAAGGGAAACTGATCGAGAAGAGCATGATCAAGAAATGTCAGACAAGAATGAGGAGGAAAATGCAGATGTGGAAGAGCCATCAAAAACAGTGGGATCTAAGATTGAACAGCTGGAAGCAAGCaaagttgaagaaaatgGAAATGAAGTGGAAGTACAATCCGAAGAAAGTAAACAAGATGAAACTGTTTCAGAGGAAAAGCAAGATGAGAAAACTGAAAAGCTGGTagaaaatattgaagaGAATGATGAGAAAGCTATAGCAACCACAGAAGACGTGGAAGAGGAAAGTCTGATCACCAAGgaaccagaaccagaaggcaaagatgaagataaggaaattgaaatatctGAACAAGGTGAATCAGATAAAGAAGTAGAACGGCCTGAGAAGatagaagaagataatgaGAAAGAGGATGCTCAAAAACCACCATCTTCACCTGAAGAAGAATCACCTTCAATAGAAGAAATACCTTTGAAGAATGAACTGGAGGCTGAGGTTGAAGTTGTACTGGCAAGTAACAGTTCGAAAGAAACAACACCAGAAGTCAAACAACCATCAAAAAGTAATGATGACGAAAATCCACAAGAATCAACGAAGAAACCTCATCACGAGGAGgcatcaccaccaccatcttcatcatcatctcgTAAACGTGCTCGCTCTCGTTCTCCATTACCTGCATCAACTCAACAATACAAACGATTCCAAAACATTGCTATTAATTTGCTTAATTCTATTCAAGAGCATCGATTTTCCTCACCATTTCTTCAACCAGTGAATGTTAAAGATGCTCCAGATTATTATAATGTGGTTAGTGAACCTagagatttgaaaaatattatgAAAGCAgtcaaatccaaaaatGAACCACCATTATATCAATCAGTGAAAGAATTAGAACGAGATATTATGTTGATGTTTGCTAATTGTATAATGTATAATCAATCTGGTGATGATTTAGTGGAATTGACCAAGACCATGAAACAAGATATTAgtgaattatttaaaatgTTTGAAGAAGCCGAAGAAGATATTAAGTAG
- a CDS encoding metallopeptidase, putative, whose product MTKFNSPFIKQTSFEVDYAPTHITKWKSQRTGLQLTYINQPSPIVNGYFAVATEISDNSGAPHTLEHLIFMGSKKFPYKGLLDNLGNRLYSSTNAWTSVDQTVYTLRTAGWEGFKTLLPIYLDHLINPTLTDEACLTEVYHIDGKGEEKGVVFSEMQGIENQSWFIVFQKMQETLYDKNSGYSSETGGLMSELRHLTNEKIREFHKLMYRPDNLCVIITGSIDQDELLEIMTEFDNELPAASTGQGICKRPFVDSKHDEPLTEVIVQEVEFPEKDETMGELLISWIGPMGNDTLTNVALDMVGAYFTDSPISIFNKHLIEIENPLATEVLYNTDDYYRTALNFNFSGVPTENLPELDNKIKQLLKEQTNPDKIELEYMKQIIEQQKLKFIASAENSASIFSNVATLEFIYGDPDGSDLYKWTKDLKEFEILMDWTRQQWSQLIDTYFVQNKSATILGKPSAELNESMKLQNKQILKDIKNKYGGDKQLANLQLKLEAAQKFNDTPIPDELVTQFPAPDPSKISFIHTKSYKAGNTKNGIVDNSTNQYIENDDISRLLAKDTPSSNDFPLFIHFEHFKSQFVTIQLVMSSKTVDPNLLSYMSIMEEIFSMSIEIPKEDGGVEYIPYEKVISDINRDLIEHELDNGFDEQFFELITIKIKFEIKNYQKAIQWLYNITNHVKFEMNRIKIIIEKIINSLPEKKRNEELMMYSSQYRHLFNENSLRKAQDSIFTESFYKNLLEKLDTQDNGFKEIEEDLNKFKQQLFQLDNIKVIILGDVTKLQNPVSSWNRFITPPQSCHTNGGIVVPFRDLPRSYQYRSLLGETCHGEAFIVNIPSADSTHLTSITKIPHGNYLDEDIFRIALATEFLTAVEGPFWRGIRGTGLAYGVHITRNIETGYLNFNIYRGSDCIQTWIKAKTIIEQFINRELIIDEISIDNAINGLINELINNHNNNHYNTAISKIGDNIFKNRGPNYIEFFIKKLNQLKQTSNYQDEIIYILKKYFIKLFDASNSTIFTSLPSDKIESVAGFFNKQGYNINVEDIGSEDYSEEEEYSGSEEDDECESD is encoded by the coding sequence ATGACGAAATTTAATTCCccatttattaaacaaactTCATTTGAAGTTGATTATGCTCCCACTCATATTACCAAATGGAAATCTCAAAGAACTGGATTACAATTAACTTATATTAATCAACCTTCACCCATAGTTAATGGATATTTTGCTGTTGCTACAGAAATTTCTGATAATTCTGGTGCTCCACATACTTTAGAACATTTAATATTTATGGGATCGAAAAAATTCCCTTATAAAGGattattagataatttaGGTAATAGATTGTATTCATCAACTAATGCATGGACATCAGTAGATCAAACTGTGTATACATTGAGAACTGCTGGTTGGGAAGGATTTAAAACATTATTACCTATATATCTTGatcatttaattaatcCTACATTAACTGATGAAGCATGTTTAACTGAAGTTTATCATATTGATGGTAaaggagaagaaaaagGGGTTGTATTTAGTGAAATGCaaggaattgaaaatcaatcatggtttattgttttccaAAAAATGCAAGAAACTTTATATGATAAGAATTCTGGGTATTCTTCAGAAACTGGAGGGTTAATGTCAGAATTACGTCATTTAACTAATGAAAAGATTCGTGAATTTCATAAATTAATGTATAGACCAGATAATTTATGTGTTATAATTACTggatcaattgatcaagatgaattattagagaTTATGACggaatttgataatgaattgcCCGCTGCATCAACTGGCCAAGGAATTTGTAAACGACCATTTGTTGATTCCAAACATGATGAACCACTTACCGAAGTGATTGTTCAAGAAGTTGAATTTCCTGAAAAAGATGAAACTATGggtgaattattaatttcatgGATTGGACCAATGGGGAATGATACTTTGACGAATGTTGCTCTTGATATGGTAGGGGCATATTTCACTGATAGTCCgatatcaatttttaataaacatTTAATTGAGATTGAAAATCCATTAGCCACAGAAGTTTTATATAATACTGATGATTATTATCGTACAGCattaaatttcaattttagtGGTGTCCCTACAGAAAATTTACCAGAATtagataataaaattaaacaattactTAAAGAACAAACCAACCCTgacaaaattgaattagaatatatgaaacaaataattgaacaacaaaaattgaaatttattgCTAGTGCAGAAAATTCTgcttcaattttttccaatGTGGCTACATTAGAATTTATTTATGGTGATCCTGATGGATCAGATTTATATAAATGGACTAAagatttaaaagaatttgaaattttaatgGATTGGACCCGCCAGCAATGGAgtcaattgattgatactTATTTTGTTCAGAATAAATCAGCAACTATTTTGGGTAAACCATCAGcagaattaaatgaatcaatgaaattacaaaataagcaaattttaaaagatattaaaaataaatatggtggtgataaacaattggcaaatttacaattgaaattagaaGCGGCacaaaaattcaatgatACACCAATTCCTGACGAATTAGTTACACAATTTCCTGCACCTGATCCACTGaaaatatcatttattCATACAAAATCGTATAAGGCGGGAAATACTAAAAATGGAATAGTTGATAATTCAACTAatcaatatattgaaaatgatgatattagTAGATTATTAGCAAAAGATACCCcatcatcaaatgatttcccattatttattcattttgaACATTTTAAGTCACAATTTGTTACTATTCAATTAGTTATGTCATCGAAAACCGTTGACCCCAACTTATTAAGTTATATGTCAATAAtggaagaaattttttccATGTCAATAGAAATACCTAAAGAGGATGGTGGGGTTGAATATATTCCTTATGAAAAAGTTATTAGTGATATTAATCGagatttaattgaacaTGAATTAGATAATGGATTTGATGAACAATTTTTCGAATTAATTactattaaaattaaatttgaaattaaaaattatcaaaaagCTATTCAATGGttatataatataaccAATCAtgttaaatttgaaatgaaTCGtattaaaataattattgaaaaaataattaattcattaccAGAGAAAAAACgtaatgaagaattaatgATGTATTCATCACAATATCgtcatttatttaatgaaaattcaTTAAGAAAAGCTCAAGATTCAATATTTACTGAATCattttataaaaatttaCTAGAAAAGTTAGATACCCAAGATAATGgatttaaagaaattgaagaagatttaaataaatttaaacaacaattatttcaattagATAATATTAAAGTGATTATTTTAGGTGATGTTACTAAATTACAAAATCCAGTGAGTAGTTGGAATCGATTTATAACCCCACCACAACTGTGTCACACTAATGGTGGAATTGTTGTCCCATTTCGAGATTTACCAAGATCATATCAATATCGATCATTATTAGGTGAAACATGTCATGGAGAAGCAtttattgttaatattCCTAGTGCTGATTCCACACATTTAACCAGTATAACGAAAATTCCTCATGGGAATTATcttgatgaagatatttTCCGAATTGCCCTTGCCACGGAATTTTTAACTGCTGTTGAAGGACCATTTTGGAGAGGTATTAGAGGTACTGGATTAGCTTATGGAGTTCATATTACTCGTAATATTGAAACTGGttatttaaatttcaatatttatcGAGGTTCAGATTGTATTCAAACTTGGATTAAAGCTAAAACCataattgaacaatttattaaccgagaattaattattgatgaaatcaGTATAGATAATGCTATTAAtggattaattaatgaattaattaataatcataataataatcattataATACTGCTATAAGTAAAATTGGagataatatttttaaaaatcgTGGACCTaattatattgaatttttcattaaaaaattaaatcaattaaaacaaacaagtaattatcaagatgaaattatttatatattgaaaaaatattttattaaattatttgatgcttcaaattcaacaatttttacaAGTTTACCATCagataaaattgaatctgTAGCAGGgtttttcaataaacaaggatataatataaatgtTGAAGATATTGGATCAGAAGATTAttctgaagaagaagagtaTAGTGGGtctgaagaagatgatgaatgTGAATCAGATTAG
- a CDS encoding early Golgi alpha-1,2-mannosyltransferase, putative (Similar to S. cerevisiae MNN2), with the protein MKYLEDIKNHLQQEITEQYSNEIFKQYAFSFDIYSKKVDEYALQHESSLEPASCLAILGQEDTKSIPDLDKYLTKANDKYFNRQKYFQYLLKDILLNNKPKCQPLTKEEKGEKLNPTYQWDARIISEKYLLGSKLTIPGDKFRALRDAHDQVVKQLKSLPDPPSQFISGHGIVVNGGGNMIGSALTAIANMRERGSQLPVELILDTKQEYDKQICEELLPQKLNGKCIIVEEQVGKEVFDIINEKFSRKIMGLLVSSFDHIIAMDADNLAIKNVDNLLFTEPYLSTKMILWPDLWVKLTSPLYYRIARIEPGEIIDRFGIPNDGSFAEYITKDKQSEVHYHDLDNLPSTISVETGQMVFSKREHLKSLLLALYYNINGKDFYIDLLYQGAYGEGDRETIVPALHVMNERYTLTNQKVHILGYEALNGKSSETTLGQTDPRDNYQFYQDWKKFLISRKLDTRLNPFQSGGYTSDLMKQFHDYKRQIYQDKQYEDEATVHRMINYKLPEILFLHCNHPKIDPLKNSKEANDEFGTYSRRNMGLPDKVEKLFEGKDWELRFHTISQWVACKAISKSSIYWDKIAGKSQQQVCASVGKYIEFLKKDTFDNEATKLTILNQQQKPQQQESGNDNKKEGAAS; encoded by the coding sequence ATGAAATATTTAGAAGATATTAAAAACCatttacaacaagaaataaCTGAACAATATAgtaatgaaattttcaaacaatatgcattttcatttgatatttattCGAAAAAAGTTGATGAATATGCTTTACAACACGAAAGTTCATTAGAACCAGCTTCATGTTTAGCAATTTTGGGGCAAGAAGATACAAAACTGATTCCTGATTtagataaatatttaactAAAgctaatgataaatatttcaatcgtcaaaaatatttccaatatttattgaaggatattttattaaataataaacctAAATGTCAACCATTaactaaagaagaaaaaggtgaaaaattaaatccaACTTATCAATGGGATGCCAGAATTATATcagaaaaatatttattaggAAGTAAATTAACTATACCTGGTGATAAATTTAGAGCTCTTCGTGATGCTCATGATCAAGTtgttaaacaattgaaatcattACCTGACCCTCCATCACAATTCATTTCTGGTCATGGGATTGTTgttaatggtggtggtaatatGATAGGATCAGCTTTGACTGCCATTGCCAATATGAGAGAACGAGGATCTCAATTACCAGTTGAATTAATCCTTGATACTAAACAAGAAtatgataaacaaatttgtgaagaattattaccacaaaaattaaatgggaaatgtattattgttgaagaaCAAGTTGGAAAAGAagtatttgatattattaatgaaaaattctCGAGGAAAATCATGGGATTATTAGTTAGTAGTTTTGATCATATTATTGCTATGGATGCTGATAATCTTGCTATTAaaaatgttgataatttattatttactgAACCTTATCTTTCGAcgaaaatgattttatgGCCGGATTTATGGGTTAAATTAACTAGTCCATTATATTATAGAATTGCAAGAATTGAACCCGgagaaattattgatcGATTTGGTATCCCTAATGATGGATCATTTGCTGAATATATCACTAAAGATAAACAACTGGAAGTTCATTATCATgatcttgataatttacCTAGTACAATTTCAGTGGAAACTGGACAAATGGTTTTCTCTAAACGGGAACATTTGaaaagtttattattagcattatattataatatcaATGGTAAAgatttttatattgatttacTTTATCAAGGGGCTTATGGTGAAGGTGATAGAGAAACTATTGTTCCAGCATTACATGTAATGAATGAACGATACACTTTAACTAATCAAAAAGTTCATATTTTAGGATATGAAGCTCTTAATGGGAAATCATCTGAAACTACATTAGGACAAACTGATCCAAGagataattatcaattttatcaagattggaaaaaatttttaatcaGTAGGAAATTAGATACAAGATTAAATCCATTTCAATCAGGAGGTTATACATCAGATTTAatgaaacaatttcatGATTATAAACGacaaatttatcaagataAACAATATGAAGATGAAGCAACAGTTCATCGAATgattaattataaattaccagaaatattatttttacaTTGTAATCATCCCAAAATTGACCCTCTTAAGAATTCCAAAGAAgctaatgatgaatttggaACATattcaagaagaaatatgGGTTTACCTGATAAAGtggaaaaattatttgaaggTAAAGATTGGGAATTAAGATTTCATACAATATCTCAATGGGTAGCTTGTAAAGCTATTAGTAAATCTTCAATATATTGGGATAAAATTGCTGGGAAatctcaacaacaagtttGTGCATCAGTTGgtaaatatattgaatttttgaaaaaagatacttttgataatgaagcAACAAAGTTAAcaattttaaatcaacaacagaagccacaacaacaagaaagtggtaatgataataaGAAAGAAGGTGCTGCATCATAA
- the MTE1 gene encoding MATE family drug/sodium antiporter, putative: MSSHPDRTHQFTHSNTKRRASIVYGSVGKGGLYLPSDFIANKDDTNNTFDIEEDDNSNETQPLLPENFGNSSSSSTLLYNKKKFRRKSSVINHELIEEERELLKDNHIPIPEPNGPTNSIQDQAVIGDDNDNAEEEEEDDIIRDTFENAIINKEIQSTTSTIELKNLIKSSIPLVLTFLLQNSLSTVSVFSVGHLGATELAAVSMGAMTANITGYATIQGIATALDTLCPQAFGAKKYKLVGSYLQKCTALIFVIMIPIFIIWIFFGYDLICLILPDKETAKLSAVYLKYLTFGMPAYILFECGKRFLQAQGIYHISTYVLLIAAPSNLIMNLLFVKHIGYLGAPIAVAINYWIMFSGLIILTVFFIKPEDTPQGLHPMECWGGFSIKDAFHDWKKLIVLAIPGLIMLEAEFLAFEILTLMASYLGTIALAAQSVGTTMAALTYQVPFAIGIASSTRIANFLGAGLGDAAKITTKVALLFGLFISIFNFLVLFIFQTQIAKAFTNDEKVISAVTNVMWLIALMQISDAMNANSAGCLRGQGQTKIGGIINLFSYYVVGLPLSVYLSFYSPWKGSLHGLWIGSTVALTIIGSVQSYYALTVDFNKLCDDARKRTSESHHNHV, encoded by the coding sequence ATGTCATCACATCCAGATAGAACTCATCAATTCACTCATTCTAATACTAAAAGAAGAgcatcaattgtttatggTTCAGTAGGTAAAGGAGGATTATATTTACCTTCAGATTTCATCGCCAACAAGGATGATACTAATAACacttttgatattgaagaagacGATAATAGTAATGAAACTCAACCTTTATTGCCTGAAAATTTTGgtaattcttcttcgtcttcaacattattatataataagaagaaatttAGAAGGAAACTGAGTGTTATTAATcatgaattgattgaagaagaacgtgaattattaaaagataATCATATCCCTATTCCTGAACCTAATGGTCCTactaattcaattcaagaTCAAGCAGTTATTGgagatgataatgataacgctgaagaagaagaagaagatgacATCATCAGGGATACATTTGAAAATgctattattaataaagaaattcaaTCAACTACATCAACcattgaattaaaaaatttaattaaatcatcaattccATTAGTTTTAACATTTCTTTTACAAAATTCTTTATCTACAGTATCAGTTTTCAGTGTTGGTCATTTAGGTGCTACTGAATTAGCAGCAGTTTCAATGGGAGCCATGACAGCTAATATTACTGGATATGCTACTATTCAAGGTATTGCTACTGCTTTAGATACTCTTTGTCCTCAAGCATTTGGAGctaaaaaatataaattagtGGGATCATATCTTCAAAAATGTACTGCATTAATATTTGTCATTATGATAccaattttcattatttggaTATTTTTCGGTtatgatttaatttgtttaattctTCCTGATAAAGAAACAGCTAAATTATCAGCAgtttatttaaaatatcttACATTTGGTATGCCAGcttatatattatttgaatgTGGTAAAAGATTTTTACAAGCTCAAGGAATTTATCATATTTCTACTTatgtattattaattgctgctccatcaaatttaattatgaatttattatttgttaaaCATATTGGTTATTTAGGAGCTCCCATTGCTGTGGCaataaattattggattatGTTTTCTGGATTGATTATATTAACggtattttttattaaaccTGAAGATACTCCTCAGGGTTTACATCCAATGGAATGTTGGGGTGGATTTAGTATTAAAGATGCTTTCCATGattggaaaaaattgattgttttagCTATACCAGGTTTAATCATGTTGGAAGCAGAATTTTTGgcatttgaaattttaacATTAATGGCATCTTATTTAGGTACTATTGCACTTGCTGCTCAATCTGTTGGTACAACAATGGCAGCTTTAACTTATCAAGTACCATTTGCTATTGGAATTGCTTCATCAACTAGAATTGCTAATTTCTTGGGTGCCGGTTTAGGTGATGCTGCTAAAATTACTACTAAAGTGGCCCTTTTATTTGGACTCTTCATTTCcatattcaatttcttggtattatttatatttcaaaCACAAATTGCTAAAGCATTCactaatgatgaaaaagtCATTAGTGCCGTGACTAATGTTATGTGGTTAATTGCTCTTATGCAAATATCTGATGCTATGAATGCTAATTCAGCTGGATGTTTAAGAGGTCAAggtcaaacaaaaattggtggtattatcaatttattctCTTATTATGTGGTTGGTTTACCATTATCAGTATatctttcattttattcACCTTGGAAAGGTTCTTTACATGGCCTTTGGATCGGTAGTACCGTGGCATTAACAATTATTGGATCAGTACAAAGTTATTATGCATTAACCgttgattttaataaactTTGTGATGATGcaagaaaaagaactaGTGAAAGTCATCATAATCATGTATAA